One stretch of Pirellulales bacterium DNA includes these proteins:
- a CDS encoding undecaprenyl-phosphate glucose phosphotransferase, translated as MYRRHGNKLAYVFAACDLAVTAVAWLGAYGLRFACWPSPHGVPHLAKVTDDLPFVLLLAMIAYRFCGLYEIHRLRQLPRELGTIVRAAGLLFLLSITATFYRRDDYESRLALALFLGANVVLLAASRRALWWWLKRLRGRGLNYGRALIVGSGRTGRLVAEAIRRHAWTGLEVVGFVDRARRDASDEGWLGRLDQIAQVIGAHDVDHVFVALPLARYGELPQVYRALDGLLVDVQLVPQIPHLAGVRLQALEIDQLSFLSLRQDPNDLWHRLAKRAVDLAGGAVALACFAPLMALLAAAIKLTDGGPVFYRQQRIGQGGRSFSLLKFRSMRVDAELRSGPVWAVRDDDRCTTVGRLMRRWSLDELPNLFNVLAGDMSLVGPRPERDTFIAQFAAQLPSYVQRHRVKAGMTGWAQVNGWRGNTSVRRRLEFDLYYVANWSLGLDVKILWLTLWRGFRHRHAY; from the coding sequence ATGTACCGCCGTCACGGCAACAAGCTGGCCTATGTCTTCGCGGCCTGCGATCTGGCAGTGACCGCTGTTGCCTGGCTTGGCGCGTATGGCCTGCGGTTCGCCTGCTGGCCGTCGCCGCACGGCGTGCCGCACCTGGCCAAGGTCACCGACGACCTGCCGTTCGTGTTGCTGCTGGCGATGATCGCGTATCGCTTCTGCGGCCTCTACGAAATCCACCGCCTGCGGCAGTTACCGCGCGAGCTGGGCACGATCGTCCGCGCCGCGGGACTGCTCTTTCTGCTGAGCATTACCGCCACGTTCTATCGCCGCGACGACTACGAATCGCGGCTGGCCTTGGCCCTGTTCCTGGGCGCGAATGTCGTGCTGCTGGCCGCGTCGCGTCGCGCTCTCTGGTGGTGGTTGAAGCGGCTGCGCGGCCGCGGCCTGAACTATGGACGCGCCTTGATCGTCGGCAGCGGGCGCACGGGCCGGCTCGTCGCCGAGGCGATCCGCCGGCATGCCTGGACCGGCCTCGAAGTCGTCGGCTTTGTCGACCGCGCGCGGCGCGACGCCTCGGACGAAGGCTGGCTGGGCCGGCTCGATCAAATCGCCCAGGTGATTGGCGCGCACGACGTCGATCATGTGTTCGTCGCGTTGCCGCTGGCGCGCTACGGCGAGTTGCCGCAGGTCTATCGGGCGCTCGACGGCCTGCTCGTCGACGTTCAACTCGTTCCGCAAATTCCACACCTGGCGGGCGTGCGCTTGCAGGCCCTGGAGATCGACCAGCTCAGTTTCCTGAGTTTGCGACAGGACCCGAACGATCTATGGCATCGCCTGGCCAAGCGGGCAGTCGACCTGGCCGGAGGCGCCGTGGCGCTGGCCTGCTTTGCGCCGCTGATGGCCCTGTTGGCCGCGGCGATCAAGCTGACCGACGGTGGGCCCGTCTTTTACCGGCAGCAGCGCATCGGCCAAGGCGGCCGGAGCTTCTCGCTGCTCAAGTTCCGCAGCATGCGGGTCGACGCCGAGCTGCGCAGCGGTCCGGTTTGGGCCGTGCGCGACGACGATCGTTGCACGACAGTGGGTCGGTTGATGCGCCGCTGGAGCCTGGACGAACTGCCGAACCTGTTCAACGTACTGGCTGGCGACATGAGCCTGGTCGGCCCTCGGCCTGAGCGCGACACGTTCATCGCCCAATTCGCCGCCCAATTGCCGAGCTATGTGCAGCGGCACCGGGTCAAGGCGGGGATGACGGGCTGGGCCCAGGTGAACGGCTGGCGGGGAAACACCTCGGTCCGGCGGCGCCTGGAGTTCGACCTCTATTACGTGGCGAACTGGTCGCTAGGGCTCGACGTGAAGATTCTCTGGCTCACGCTGTGGCGCGGATTTCGCCACCGCCACGCCTATTGA
- a CDS encoding MBL fold metallo-hydrolase, with protein MRIVLLGTAGYHPNARRHTACFLLPELGVVLDAGTGMFRVREWLQTTELDIFLSHVHLDHCFGLSFLFDVKKDTPLARVSVHAAPDKLRAINAHLLDEQLFPVALPCDYRELAHETRVGRDGRLSWFPLAHPCGSVGYRLDLPGGSLAYVTDTTAAVDAPYVDAIRGVDLLLHECNFTDAERELAVRTGHSHTTPVAQVAAAAGVKRLVLIHLNPLVEEGDPVGLDVARAIFPNTELGFDNQVIEF; from the coding sequence ATGCGCATCGTGCTCCTGGGAACCGCCGGCTATCACCCCAACGCGCGGCGCCACACGGCGTGCTTTCTGTTGCCCGAGTTGGGCGTCGTCCTCGACGCCGGGACGGGCATGTTCCGCGTGCGCGAGTGGCTGCAAACCACCGAGCTCGACATCTTTCTGTCCCACGTGCACCTCGATCATTGCTTCGGGCTGTCGTTCCTGTTCGACGTGAAGAAAGACACGCCGCTGGCGCGCGTGTCGGTCCATGCCGCGCCGGACAAGCTGCGGGCAATCAACGCGCATTTGCTCGACGAACAGTTGTTTCCCGTGGCGTTGCCCTGCGACTATCGCGAGCTGGCGCACGAGACGCGCGTGGGCCGTGACGGGCGGCTGAGCTGGTTTCCGCTGGCGCATCCCTGCGGCTCGGTCGGCTACCGGCTCGATCTGCCGGGAGGATCGCTGGCCTATGTGACCGACACCACGGCCGCGGTCGACGCGCCGTATGTCGACGCGATTCGCGGCGTCGACCTGTTGCTGCACGAGTGCAACTTTACCGACGCCGAGCGCGAACTCGCCGTGCGCACGGGCCACAGTCATACGACACCCGTGGCCCAGGTGGCCGCGGCGGCCGGCGTCAAACGGCTGGTGTTGATCCACCTCAACCCGTTAGTGGAAGAGGGCGACCCGGTGGGCCTCGACGTGGCCCGGGCCATCTTTCCCAACACCGAGCTGGGTTTCGACAACCAGGTGATCGAGTTCTAG